One part of the Saprospiraceae bacterium genome encodes these proteins:
- a CDS encoding histidine--tRNA ligase: MKKPSLAKGTRDFLPFQAKRRKYIFETIESVFVSYGYQPLETPAMENLETLTGKYGDEGDKLLFKILNSGDYLKDVTEDLLQEKNSNKLISEISEKGLRYDLTVPFARVVAMHQQQITFPFKRYQIQPVWRADRPQRGRYREFYQCDADVVGSNALLYEAELLQIYDKVFGLLNIPVKILINHRKILEGIAVEAGCSEQFVSMTVELDKLDKVGEEEVKKGLCKLNISELKAQWILDIIKSPNIESFSFNEMASAGVLELKKAFSFNNDYTFSNELQFSASLARGLSYYTGCIFEVIPQSFNMGSLGGGGRYDNLTGVFGLPGVSGVGISFGADRIYDVMDELNLFPMKLNQPIRALFISLDDASLEMSFAIATKLRDLGISVDVYPEALKIKKQFAYAESLSIPFVIILGEEERKQGIVNIKNQQNGDQNRVKFEEIGTFIC, from the coding sequence ATGAAAAAACCATCATTAGCTAAAGGAACTCGCGACTTTTTACCATTCCAGGCAAAGCGGCGAAAGTATATTTTTGAAACTATAGAATCCGTTTTTGTATCCTATGGATATCAACCCCTGGAAACACCAGCAATGGAAAACCTGGAGACCTTGACGGGTAAATATGGGGATGAAGGCGATAAACTATTATTTAAAATCCTGAATAGTGGTGATTATTTGAAAGATGTAACAGAAGATTTACTCCAAGAAAAGAACTCAAATAAATTAATTTCTGAGATCTCAGAAAAGGGTTTGCGATATGATTTGACCGTTCCTTTTGCAAGAGTTGTAGCAATGCATCAACAGCAGATTACATTTCCATTTAAACGCTATCAGATTCAACCGGTATGGAGGGCTGACAGGCCGCAAAGGGGTAGATATCGTGAATTTTATCAATGCGATGCAGATGTTGTAGGTTCTAATGCATTGCTGTATGAAGCGGAGTTATTGCAGATCTATGATAAGGTATTTGGTTTACTTAATATACCCGTAAAAATTTTGATAAATCATCGAAAGATTTTAGAAGGAATTGCTGTTGAAGCAGGTTGCAGTGAACAATTTGTGAGTATGACGGTAGAACTTGATAAGTTAGATAAAGTAGGGGAGGAAGAAGTAAAAAAGGGATTGTGTAAACTAAATATTTCAGAATTAAAAGCGCAATGGATACTTGATATAATTAAAAGTCCGAATATTGAATCGTTTTCATTTAATGAAATGGCTTCGGCTGGAGTCTTGGAACTTAAAAAGGCATTTTCATTTAATAATGACTATACGTTTTCTAATGAACTTCAATTTTCAGCATCTTTGGCTAGAGGTTTAAGTTATTATACAGGTTGTATTTTTGAAGTCATTCCACAATCCTTCAATATGGGCAGTCTGGGAGGAGGAGGTCGATACGATAATTTGACTGGTGTGTTTGGTTTGCCGGGTGTTTCTGGAGTTGGTATATCCTTTGGAGCAGACAGGATTTATGATGTGATGGATGAGCTTAATTTATTCCCAATGAAGCTTAATCAGCCTATTAGGGCTTTATTTATTAGTCTGGATGATGCATCTTTGGAAATGTCATTTGCAATTGCTACAAAACTAAGAGATTTGGGCATTTCTGTTGATGTATACCCTGAAGCTTTAAAAATTAAGAAGCAATTTGCTTATGCTGAGAGTCTTTCCATACCGTTTGTGATCATTCTGGGAGAGGAAGAAAGAAAACAAGGTATAGTCAACATTAAAAATCAGCAAAATGGAGACCAGAACCGAGTAAAATTTGAAGAAATCGGTACTTTTATTTGTTAA
- a CDS encoding transglycosylase SLT domain-containing protein encodes MNKLLSIFSIILFMTISHKASSYQNLDCNILLSSFLNKPSYYEEEVRSRLESMECLVSTKIEDDVLDQVKRFVGRNKATTLEILKRTEIYFPLIDKIFNEYNLPTDLKYITIVESALLLDAKSHVGAAGIWQLMPATARILKLRVDDKVDQRLDPVLATHAAARYFKLLFTMFNDWSLVIAAYNCGEYKVKDLVESSNATDFWGLKKYLPRQTQLFVPAFIGVSYMMQFHMEHDILPKNQDLFVEKITFAKIFNEVSLKDLFKKTNIRKDIFMSLNPSYKRMVIPTMSFGSSVSLPDSLMVEFIDYYMFQNKKNSFLDEARILLSGDGLLDHEIISFNRPFIFAPDNIALQQANTRSLEFESNSVKDIRELPSVSTTNAFEYQYHIVKSRESISEIAENYKVNIEDLISWNQVDLSQVLRIGNVLKIKTQ; translated from the coding sequence ATGAACAAATTGTTATCCATTTTCAGTATTATCTTATTTATGACGATTAGTCATAAAGCAAGTTCTTATCAGAATTTGGACTGTAATATTCTGCTCTCTTCATTTTTAAACAAACCTAGTTATTACGAAGAGGAAGTTCGTTCCAGATTAGAATCTATGGAATGCCTTGTATCAACAAAAATTGAAGACGATGTATTGGATCAGGTAAAGCGTTTTGTTGGAAGAAATAAAGCAACTACGCTTGAAATTCTTAAAAGAACAGAAATTTACTTCCCATTAATTGATAAAATTTTTAACGAGTATAATCTACCTACAGATCTTAAATATATCACGATTGTTGAATCGGCTCTTTTATTAGATGCTAAATCACATGTGGGCGCTGCTGGAATTTGGCAATTAATGCCTGCAACTGCAAGAATCTTAAAATTAAGAGTAGATGATAAAGTAGACCAACGATTGGATCCTGTTTTAGCAACGCATGCTGCAGCCCGTTATTTTAAATTGTTGTTTACTATGTTCAATGATTGGTCTTTAGTAATTGCAGCATACAATTGTGGAGAATATAAGGTTAAAGATTTAGTAGAAAGTTCAAATGCAACTGATTTTTGGGGACTTAAGAAATATTTGCCCAGGCAAACACAATTGTTTGTGCCAGCATTTATAGGTGTAAGTTATATGATGCAATTTCATATGGAACATGATATTTTGCCAAAAAATCAAGATCTGTTTGTTGAAAAGATAACCTTTGCAAAAATTTTTAATGAAGTAAGCCTCAAGGATTTATTTAAGAAAACGAATATCCGGAAGGATATTTTTATGAGCTTAAATCCTTCTTATAAAAGAATGGTTATTCCTACCATGAGTTTTGGTTCTTCTGTAAGTCTTCCAGATAGTTTAATGGTAGAATTTATTGATTACTACATGTTTCAGAATAAAAAGAATAGTTTTTTAGATGAAGCTAGAATTTTATTATCAGGAGATGGATTACTTGATCATGAAATTATTTCTTTTAACAGACCTTTTATTTTTGCTCCTGACAATATTGCATTACAACAAGCGAATACAAGGAGTCTTGAATTTGAATCCAATTCGGTTAAAGATATTCGAGAACTTCCCTCTGTGTCAACAACGAATGCGTTTGAGTATCAATATCACATCGTTAAATCAAGAGAATCAATTTCTGAAATTGCTGAAAATTATAAAGTAAATATTGAAGATCTAATATCCTGGAATCAAGTGGATTTAAGTCAGGTATTAAGGATTGGCAATGTCCTTAAAATTAAAACACAATAA
- a CDS encoding DMT family transporter — MNKLSLSHIALFIVALIYGANYSIAKILMDPGWIQPNAFILLRVLSAAFLFWLFAKSHKQIDPADYNSFIICAICGVAGNQLLFFNGLKMTSPLHAALIMVCTPILVLLIKSIKGDQLTKLQWAGCIIGLFGAIFLILSGSQTSVKNASLAGDIMVLLNAILYSIYLLKVPALIEKYNAFSVMKWIFLIALVPVLIFGALELPQIHFNSFELPEWSAFLFVLIATTFVAYALNAYALENSNAELVSHYIYLQPLLATFIAIGLKKDVITFNHVSSGLLIFIGLYMSSQNKN, encoded by the coding sequence TTGAATAAATTAAGTCTAAGCCATATAGCATTATTTATAGTTGCATTAATTTATGGGGCTAATTATAGTATCGCTAAAATCTTAATGGATCCAGGTTGGATTCAACCAAATGCATTTATATTATTAAGGGTTTTAAGTGCTGCTTTTTTATTTTGGCTATTTGCCAAATCCCATAAACAAATTGACCCAGCAGATTATAATTCATTTATAATTTGTGCTATTTGTGGGGTTGCAGGGAATCAATTGTTGTTTTTTAATGGTTTAAAAATGACATCTCCGTTACACGCTGCTCTCATTATGGTTTGTACGCCGATCCTTGTCTTGCTTATTAAATCTATCAAAGGAGATCAACTTACCAAATTGCAATGGGCTGGATGTATAATTGGCTTATTTGGGGCAATCTTTTTAATTTTATCAGGCTCACAAACATCTGTTAAAAATGCTTCCTTAGCAGGGGATATTATGGTCCTGTTGAATGCCATATTATATAGCATTTATTTACTTAAAGTACCTGCATTGATTGAAAAATACAATGCATTCTCTGTGATGAAATGGATTTTTTTAATCGCTTTAGTTCCCGTTTTAATTTTTGGTGCCCTGGAATTACCTCAAATTCATTTTAATTCGTTTGAATTGCCGGAATGGTCTGCATTTCTATTTGTTCTCATTGCAACCACATTTGTTGCTTATGCACTAAACGCATATGCACTTGAAAACAGCAATGCAGAATTGGTTAGTCATTATATTTATTTACAGCCTTTATTGGCGACTTTTATTGCTATCGGACTTAAGAAAGATGTAATCACTTTTAATCATGTTAGCTCCGGGTTGCTCATTTTTATCGGATTATACATGAGTAGTCAAAATAAAAACTAA
- a CDS encoding peptidylprolyl isomerase: MKNLILLLILSLSFLTSCSKMSSKETIVLIETPLGNMKAKLYNSTPKHKENFIKLIKEGYYDGLLFHRVIKNFMAQGGDPFSKDAPPGIMLGSGGPTTKIPAEIGKFHFKGALAAARLGNQSNPNKESSGSQFYIVQGQKVNASQLNMMTNGKQIKYTNEEIKKYETLGGAPFLDGDYTVFGELIEGLQIIDIICNAECDQYNRPVKDIKMKLSIL; encoded by the coding sequence ATGAAAAATCTAATCTTACTATTAATTCTTTCCTTGAGTTTTTTAACTTCTTGTAGCAAGATGAGCTCCAAAGAAACGATTGTACTTATTGAAACCCCACTGGGAAATATGAAAGCAAAGCTTTACAATAGTACACCAAAACACAAAGAGAATTTTATTAAATTAATCAAAGAAGGTTATTATGATGGATTATTATTTCATAGAGTAATTAAGAATTTTATGGCACAGGGGGGCGATCCATTTTCAAAAGACGCGCCTCCTGGTATCATGTTAGGCTCTGGAGGCCCTACAACAAAAATTCCAGCAGAAATAGGAAAATTTCATTTTAAAGGTGCTCTAGCAGCGGCCAGGCTTGGAAATCAATCCAATCCAAATAAAGAATCTTCAGGCTCCCAATTTTATATTGTACAAGGTCAAAAAGTGAATGCCTCACAATTAAATATGATGACAAACGGAAAGCAAATAAAATATACGAATGAAGAAATAAAAAAATATGAAACATTAGGGGGTGCGCCGTTTCTAGATGGTGACTATACTGTATTTGGCGAATTGATTGAAGGCTTACAAATAATTGATATTATTTGTAATGCCGAATGCGATCAATACAACCGGCCTGTTAAAGATATTAAAATGAAACTTAGCATATTATAA
- the pheS gene encoding phenylalanine--tRNA ligase subunit alpha: MSQDWFAEIKRLIDEIKSIQIEDQDSLEQFRLQFLGSKNRIKPLFSEIGKVPNELKKEYGQFVNEAKSLAESKYAAQIHLKEGKQNATDNQLDWSLPPVNIAGGTRHPISIVMDRIVDIFSKIGFEVVEDREIEDDWHNFTALNTPDDHPARDMQDTYYVRDFAQRLLRTHTSSVQSRFMTKNQPPIRILAPGRVYRNETISARSHCQFHQVEGLYLDKKVSMADLKQTLLFFAKEMYGSNVNIRLRPSYFPFTEPSAEMDIYWGLKDETDHRITKGTGWLEILGCGMVDPAVLDNCGIDSNVYSGFAFGMGIERQAMLLYKIPDIRYFFENDLRFLKQF, translated from the coding sequence ATGTCGCAAGACTGGTTTGCAGAAATTAAACGGCTAATCGATGAAATAAAGTCTATTCAGATAGAGGATCAAGACTCATTGGAACAGTTCAGGCTTCAATTTCTGGGCTCCAAAAATCGAATTAAACCATTGTTTTCCGAAATTGGAAAAGTACCAAACGAGTTAAAAAAGGAGTATGGTCAATTCGTGAATGAAGCCAAATCATTGGCAGAATCTAAGTATGCGGCACAAATTCACCTGAAAGAGGGCAAGCAAAATGCTACTGATAATCAGCTAGATTGGAGTCTTCCTCCAGTTAATATCGCCGGAGGTACCAGACATCCCATTTCTATCGTAATGGATAGAATCGTTGACATTTTTAGTAAGATTGGGTTTGAAGTTGTAGAAGACAGAGAAATTGAAGATGATTGGCACAATTTTACAGCTTTAAATACCCCCGATGACCATCCTGCAAGAGATATGCAGGATACTTATTATGTTAGGGATTTTGCGCAAAGACTACTAAGAACCCATACCTCTTCGGTGCAATCTAGGTTTATGACTAAAAATCAACCACCTATTAGGATTTTAGCACCAGGTCGGGTGTATCGGAATGAAACTATATCAGCCCGTTCTCACTGCCAATTTCATCAAGTGGAGGGACTATATCTTGATAAAAAGGTTTCCATGGCTGATTTAAAACAAACTTTGTTATTTTTTGCCAAGGAAATGTATGGATCTAATGTTAATATTCGATTGAGGCCATCTTATTTTCCATTTACAGAACCTTCTGCTGAAATGGATATTTATTGGGGTTTAAAAGACGAAACAGACCATAGGATTACAAAAGGAACAGGTTGGTTGGAAATTTTAGGATGTGGAATGGTTGATCCGGCAGTTTTAGATAACTGTGGAATAGATTCTAATGTGTATTCAGGTTTTGCATTTGGTATGGGCATCGAACGACAAGCAATGCTACTTTATAAAATTCCAGATATACGCTATTTTTTCGAAAATGATCTTCGCTTTCTTAAGCAGTTCTAA
- a CDS encoding tetratricopeptide repeat protein, with the protein MPKRTKPDHFLSKLITEFEEQGPILSMDHWEEKSYLRLIQHYEKQCQFDKALDVTSLALRLYQFKPDFYVIKAKLLVSSQKPLAAITVLDQAYTLAPLDIEITLLKAKAFALSQQFDDGLRIISDLKCTFSKIDLTEILLVEAFIYETMKDFNKMFDTLRDALILNPNNHEALEQIWVSVEFSKKYDESVRLHQDIIDKNPYSYLAWYNLGHAYSCLGEYEKAVEALEYSFLINSNFEQGYLDCAELCLQINMHEKALRCYLEANEMFGPDAELIVYIAECLIKLNRHKEAKVKLQKAIYHDPYNEEIFYYLGECYGAEENWKKAIKAYLEAIDLDDQREEFHAGIAIAYEKISNFKKAESHYRKSANCGLEQSRYWCMFISFLLSQKQFEKAEKILIRADKFSFGADLLYCRAAYYFLTDSRENALATLQEALSENTKEHDVLLKLIPEIMDDREVMSMIRYFSVENE; encoded by the coding sequence ATGCCGAAAAGAACGAAGCCGGATCATTTTCTCTCAAAACTTATCACAGAATTTGAAGAACAAGGACCAATCCTATCTATGGATCATTGGGAGGAAAAATCATATCTCCGATTGATTCAACACTATGAAAAACAATGCCAATTTGATAAAGCATTAGATGTTACAAGTCTTGCCTTAAGACTTTACCAGTTTAAACCTGACTTCTATGTTATCAAAGCTAAATTATTGGTTTCGTCACAAAAGCCCTTGGCTGCTATTACCGTATTAGACCAAGCGTATACACTTGCCCCATTAGATATTGAGATTACTTTACTAAAGGCAAAGGCCTTTGCCCTGTCTCAACAATTTGATGATGGCCTCCGGATTATTTCCGATTTAAAATGCACATTCTCCAAAATCGATTTGACTGAAATATTATTGGTTGAAGCATTTATCTACGAAACAATGAAGGATTTTAACAAAATGTTTGACACATTGAGAGACGCATTAATTCTGAATCCAAATAATCATGAAGCTTTGGAACAGATTTGGGTTAGTGTGGAATTTTCTAAAAAATATGATGAAAGTGTCCGATTGCATCAGGACATCATTGATAAAAACCCTTATTCTTATTTGGCTTGGTATAATTTAGGGCATGCCTATTCGTGTCTTGGAGAATATGAAAAAGCAGTAGAAGCGCTGGAGTATTCATTTCTAATTAACTCCAATTTCGAACAAGGCTATTTGGATTGTGCAGAATTATGCCTTCAAATAAATATGCACGAAAAAGCATTGCGCTGTTATTTAGAAGCCAATGAAATGTTTGGACCCGATGCAGAACTGATCGTTTACATTGCAGAATGTTTGATTAAATTAAACCGTCACAAAGAAGCAAAAGTCAAACTACAAAAAGCAATTTATCACGATCCCTATAACGAAGAAATATTTTATTATCTCGGAGAATGTTATGGAGCTGAAGAAAATTGGAAAAAAGCAATTAAAGCATATCTTGAAGCGATTGATTTAGATGATCAAAGAGAAGAGTTTCATGCTGGAATCGCCATAGCCTATGAAAAAATTTCCAATTTTAAAAAAGCAGAATCTCATTACCGTAAATCTGCAAATTGTGGTTTAGAGCAAAGCCGATATTGGTGTATGTTTATTAGCTTTTTGTTATCTCAAAAGCAATTTGAAAAAGCAGAAAAAATTCTGATTCGGGCAGATAAATTTAGTTTTGGTGCTGATCTTCTATATTGTAGAGCGGCTTATTACTTTCTGACTGATTCCAGAGAGAATGCATTAGCAACCTTACAAGAAGCATTATCAGAAAATACAAAAGAACATGATGTTTTACTAAAGCTTATTCCTGAAATCATGGATGATCGAGAAGTCATGAGTATGATTCGCTATTTTTCTGTTGAAAACGAATAA
- a CDS encoding peptidylprolyl isomerase: MNRIYLFAFCIILLNSCTSRFVKFTSESIQIKLPSKAIFNNLSEDADRFEWDFGDGSKSSEKNPKHLYSKSGIYQVNLKSFKGKNMQSFQQKIEVLPPDGCYIVIETPLGNMIAKLYDQTPLHRDNFVKHAELGFYNDLLFHRVINGFMIQGGDPNSKAATAGSLLGSGGPGYTIPAEFNAAFVHKKGAIAAARTGDQVNPKKESSGSQFYIVQGGIQTDQALNQMEDRKGIKYTEEQRKAYKTLGGTPFLDMDYTVFGEVIEGLDIIDKIASVKTERGDRPSENVSMKIRALH, from the coding sequence ATGAACCGCATCTACCTATTCGCATTTTGTATTATTTTATTGAATTCATGTACTTCCCGATTCGTTAAGTTTACCTCTGAATCGATTCAAATTAAATTACCGTCCAAAGCAATTTTTAATAATTTATCTGAAGATGCAGATAGGTTTGAATGGGATTTCGGCGATGGATCAAAATCAAGTGAAAAAAATCCTAAACATTTGTATTCTAAATCTGGGATTTACCAAGTAAATTTAAAATCATTTAAAGGAAAAAATATGCAAAGCTTTCAACAAAAAATTGAAGTACTTCCACCGGATGGATGTTATATTGTAATTGAAACTCCCTTAGGAAATATGATTGCGAAATTGTACGATCAAACACCCTTACACCGGGATAATTTTGTTAAACATGCTGAACTTGGGTTTTACAATGATTTATTATTTCATCGGGTGATCAATGGTTTTATGATTCAAGGGGGGGATCCAAATTCTAAAGCAGCTACTGCTGGATCATTACTCGGTAGTGGCGGACCAGGATATACCATTCCCGCTGAATTTAATGCAGCATTTGTACATAAAAAAGGAGCTATTGCTGCTGCGCGCACTGGAGATCAAGTAAACCCAAAGAAAGAATCTTCCGGATCTCAATTTTATATAGTGCAAGGAGGTATTCAAACGGATCAAGCTTTGAATCAAATGGAAGACCGCAAAGGAATTAAATATACAGAGGAGCAACGAAAAGCATATAAAACGCTCGGTGGAACACCATTCCTGGATATGGATTATACAGTGTTTGGTGAAGTTATTGAAGGCCTTGATATTATCGATAAAATTGCAAGCGTAAAAACAGAACGAGGTGATCGGCCAAGTGAAAACGTAAGTATGAAAATTCGGGCACTCCATTAA